The Achromobacter deleyi genome has a window encoding:
- a CDS encoding autotransporter outer membrane beta-barrel domain-containing protein, with amino-acid sequence MDGENAGKVNDKLTGGGGGGGAAPGGDGGKGGEATGGPPGGAGGTSTGGYGIHVVGANTQIINAGRIRPGGGKEVEVNITKQQAVAIMYEATANNSVLRLRAGSDIVGAVDARRSTNNKLVLEGPATTDPVTGARIAFDVSKLGAIGTNVATTDLYQGFSSFEKTSEGTWELANTPTQASTPWTIRGGTLAIRSDQSLGSVGNALNLDGGTLQVLDNAAIFRNMTVRSAGGVQIDEGAQTTLHGVVEGSGGVFRKTGAGLLVVAGDGNYQGVTVVDEGTLQIGDGGTNGTIGPGAFVTNSALAFKRADAVAIGNAISGTGDVLQEGPGQTTLTGLLTYTGETYLNGGSLVIDGTTLGSTSTAVAAVIGRSRNASLELRNAELNGWVSSDASMGVDPSSRWNVLTDARNPAAGNNLSTVGDLTLAGRIDFAAPDTAAGQGVGRSVTANSLAGQNGTVKLYTVPKYDGVSDYIILNNGATGTTGLSLQMEPAKGGDPLKGDGLLVVQAGSATDNAFVQEIETPLSNRRGAYVYLLQHGGRVVGGVRQNPNNWYLRSEARPEVSIYSQLGNQASRYGELSVGTLNDRMGATEVLARKVYPFAWARTLTEFGRNRGSGMGLADEDIATKTKLGDIQLGSDVYVDFKGLSRRSAGVFASAATMATDVDHYSESTRQSSFAGRSRQLAYSLGGYYTVLDGKGGYLDLVTQASRYSVKTNAATADLELNTSGWGGLASAEIGKSFAIGEDTSNLRVEPQAQLIYQRIKYSASSDAVSSVDLPGVNSLTGRLGLRFSKTWESEAAKASTAWATVNLLATAGNSSSVYPTQTQGDVSFDNKLAGPRVGLKVGYDWFAKKNTFVNLQSGMEQGIGSRKASSYNINAGIKVLF; translated from the coding sequence TTGGATGGCGAGAATGCCGGCAAGGTAAACGATAAACTGACTGGTGGTGGTGGTGGCGGTGGCGCCGCACCTGGGGGAGATGGAGGCAAGGGCGGGGAGGCTACTGGCGGCCCGCCGGGGGGGGCGGGCGGCACCTCCACAGGCGGCTACGGTATCCACGTGGTCGGCGCCAATACCCAGATCATCAATGCGGGCCGGATCAGGCCCGGGGGCGGCAAGGAGGTGGAAGTCAACATCACCAAGCAACAGGCCGTCGCCATCATGTATGAGGCAACCGCGAACAATTCCGTCCTGCGCCTGCGGGCCGGAAGCGATATCGTGGGCGCGGTCGACGCCAGGCGCTCCACCAACAACAAGCTGGTGCTGGAGGGGCCGGCGACCACGGATCCTGTCACGGGCGCCAGGATTGCATTCGATGTTTCCAAGCTGGGCGCTATTGGCACCAACGTTGCGACCACGGATTTATATCAAGGTTTCTCGTCCTTCGAGAAAACCTCGGAAGGCACTTGGGAATTGGCGAACACGCCAACCCAGGCGAGCACGCCGTGGACGATCCGGGGCGGCACCTTGGCGATACGTAGCGACCAGAGCCTGGGCAGCGTCGGCAATGCCTTGAACCTGGACGGCGGGACCCTGCAGGTCCTGGATAATGCGGCCATTTTTCGCAATATGACCGTGCGTAGCGCTGGAGGTGTACAGATCGACGAAGGCGCGCAGACGACACTCCACGGCGTCGTCGAAGGCAGCGGCGGAGTATTCAGGAAAACCGGCGCGGGGCTGTTGGTGGTGGCCGGCGATGGCAATTACCAGGGCGTTACGGTGGTGGACGAAGGAACGCTGCAAATCGGCGACGGCGGCACGAATGGAACGATCGGCCCGGGCGCCTTCGTCACCAACAGCGCGCTGGCGTTCAAGCGTGCAGACGCCGTGGCGATAGGAAACGCAATCTCCGGAACGGGCGATGTCCTGCAAGAGGGGCCTGGCCAGACCACGCTGACGGGCTTGCTGACTTACACGGGCGAGACTTACCTGAACGGCGGTTCGCTGGTCATCGACGGTACGACCCTCGGGTCGACATCGACTGCGGTTGCGGCGGTCATCGGGCGCAGCAGGAATGCAAGCCTGGAGCTGCGAAATGCGGAATTGAACGGCTGGGTAAGCAGCGACGCAAGTATGGGCGTGGACCCGTCTAGCCGCTGGAACGTGCTGACGGACGCCAGGAATCCGGCGGCCGGCAATAATCTCAGCACCGTTGGCGACTTGACGCTTGCCGGCCGCATTGATTTCGCGGCGCCCGATACGGCCGCCGGGCAGGGCGTGGGCAGAAGCGTGACGGCCAACAGCCTTGCGGGCCAGAACGGTACCGTGAAGCTGTATACCGTGCCGAAGTACGACGGGGTAAGCGATTATATTATTTTGAATAATGGCGCCACGGGCACGACAGGCTTGTCGCTGCAGATGGAGCCTGCCAAGGGCGGGGATCCCTTGAAGGGCGATGGGCTTCTGGTGGTTCAGGCAGGAAGCGCCACGGATAATGCATTTGTGCAGGAAATCGAAACGCCATTGAGCAATCGCCGGGGCGCATATGTCTATTTGCTGCAGCATGGCGGCAGGGTGGTGGGCGGCGTCCGGCAAAATCCGAATAACTGGTATTTGCGCAGCGAAGCGCGTCCGGAGGTATCCATATACTCGCAGTTGGGTAATCAGGCTTCGCGCTACGGGGAATTGAGCGTCGGCACCCTGAATGACCGGATGGGGGCGACGGAAGTGCTGGCCCGCAAGGTCTACCCGTTCGCGTGGGCGCGCACCTTGACCGAGTTTGGCCGCAATCGCGGCAGCGGCATGGGCCTGGCCGATGAGGATATCGCGACGAAGACCAAGCTGGGCGACATCCAGCTTGGCTCGGATGTATACGTGGACTTCAAGGGCTTGTCGCGACGCAGCGCCGGGGTTTTTGCATCCGCCGCGACCATGGCTACCGACGTGGATCATTATTCGGAAAGCACCAGGCAATCCAGTTTTGCCGGGCGCAGCAGGCAACTGGCCTACAGCCTGGGCGGGTACTACACGGTCCTGGATGGCAAGGGCGGTTATCTGGATCTGGTCACGCAGGCAAGCCGCTACAGCGTGAAGACAAACGCCGCCACGGCCGATCTGGAGTTGAATACCTCGGGCTGGGGCGGATTGGCGTCGGCGGAAATCGGCAAGTCGTTTGCCATTGGCGAGGACACGAGCAATCTGCGGGTGGAACCGCAGGCGCAATTGATATACCAGCGCATCAAGTATTCCGCCAGCAGCGATGCCGTGAGTTCCGTGGATCTTCCTGGCGTAAACAGTTTGACGGGCAGGCTGGGCTTGCGGTTTTCCAAAACCTGGGAGTCCGAAGCCGCGAAAGCGAGCACCGCTTGGGCGACGGTGAATCTCCTTGCCACGGCGGGGAATTCTTCAAGCGTCTACCCGACGCAAACGCAGGGGGATGTGTCGTTCGACAATAAGCTGGCGGGCCCGCGGGTTGGCTTGAAAGTCGGATACGACTGGTTTGCGAAAAAGAACACTTTCGTGAATCTTCAAAGCGGCATGGAGCAGGGCATCGGCAGCAGAAAGGCAAGCAGCTACAACATCAATGCCGGCATCAAGGTGCTGTTCTGA
- a CDS encoding YeeE/YedE family protein — translation MVVLRHIAAALVLAATFLAAWLLSSLPEGGRSLSLSILLGAAFGIVLQRSRFCFYCIARDFIERRETAGLYAVLIALGVGVLGYHAVFGAFLPIPAAGRLPPGAHIGPVSLALVAGAFVFGVGMRVSGSCISAHFYRLGEGALASPFALLGAALGFVLGFASWNALYLSMIQEAPVVWLPQHLGYGGSALLQCGVLVALAWALNRAGLRADPPAQPSAPMWRAVLRDRWPPAVGGILVGFIGVVAYLRIAPLGVTAELGSLARTAASASGWLPARLEGLDTFAGCATVVKRVLLSNNGAFVLALVAGAWAAALAAGAFRPQLPSLRNIVRNFAGGVLMGWGGMTALGCTVGTLLSGVMAGALSGWLFGVACLAGIWAGLRVWRTG, via the coding sequence GTGGTCGTCCTGCGCCATATTGCGGCCGCCCTGGTGCTGGCGGCCACCTTCCTTGCCGCCTGGCTGCTGTCCTCCCTGCCCGAGGGAGGCCGCAGCCTGTCGCTGTCCATCCTGCTGGGTGCGGCCTTCGGCATCGTGCTGCAACGCTCGCGCTTCTGCTTCTATTGCATCGCGCGGGATTTCATCGAACGCCGCGAAACCGCCGGCTTGTATGCGGTGCTGATCGCGCTGGGCGTGGGCGTGCTGGGCTATCACGCGGTGTTCGGCGCCTTCCTGCCCATACCGGCCGCGGGCCGTTTGCCGCCCGGCGCGCATATCGGGCCGGTCAGCCTGGCGCTGGTCGCCGGCGCGTTTGTCTTTGGCGTCGGCATGCGGGTGTCGGGGTCATGCATCAGCGCGCATTTCTACCGCCTGGGCGAAGGCGCGCTGGCCTCGCCATTCGCTTTGCTGGGAGCGGCGCTGGGCTTCGTGCTGGGATTCGCGTCATGGAATGCGCTGTACCTGTCCATGATCCAGGAAGCGCCGGTGGTGTGGCTGCCGCAGCACCTGGGCTACGGCGGCAGCGCGCTGCTTCAGTGCGGCGTGCTGGTGGCGCTGGCGTGGGCGCTGAATCGCGCCGGACTACGCGCGGATCCGCCCGCGCAGCCATCCGCGCCGATGTGGCGCGCCGTCCTGCGGGATCGCTGGCCGCCCGCCGTGGGCGGCATCCTGGTGGGCTTCATCGGTGTCGTCGCCTACCTGCGCATCGCGCCGCTGGGCGTGACCGCCGAGCTGGGCAGCCTGGCGCGCACGGCGGCATCCGCATCGGGCTGGCTGCCGGCGCGGCTTGAAGGGCTGGATACCTTCGCGGGCTGCGCCACGGTGGTCAAGCGCGTCTTGCTGTCGAACAACGGCGCCTTCGTGCTTGCGCTGGTGGCGGGCGCGTGGGCGGCCGCGCTGGCGGCAGGGGCCTTCAGGCCGCAGCTTCCTTCCCTGCGGAACATCGTTCGCAATTTCGCGGGCGGCGTGCTGATGGGGTGGGGCGGCATGACGGCGCTGGGCTGCACCGTCGGCACCTTGCTGTCGGGCGTGATGGCGGGCGCCTTGTCCGGGTGGTTGTTTGGCGTGGCCTGCCTGGCCGGCATCTGGGCGGGCTTGCGGGTCTGGAGAACGGGCTGA